A genomic stretch from Methylorubrum extorquens includes:
- a CDS encoding transcriptional regulator, GntR family (Evidence 2b : Function from indirect experimental evidences (e.g. phenotypes); Product type r : regulator): MDAMAEGRGLLSDQIRNALTDEIASGVLAAGIALDEQDLADRFGASRTPVREALRQLASSGLVEMRPRRGVVVTRMTPERIMEMFETTAEFEALCVRLATYRMTPLELSALMDLHEQSAEPVAAQDYDTYDALNRAFHEALYRGTHNGFMAEQALAIRSRLSAFRRTQLRQGERILRSRAEHGEILQAIAEGDGDAAARRMRAHMLNAASALGRYVADHASD; this comes from the coding sequence ATGGACGCCATGGCCGAGGGCCGCGGCCTCCTCTCCGACCAGATCCGCAATGCCCTGACGGACGAGATCGCCTCCGGTGTCCTCGCGGCGGGCATCGCGCTGGACGAGCAGGATCTCGCCGACCGCTTCGGCGCCTCGCGCACCCCCGTCCGCGAAGCCCTGCGCCAGCTCGCCTCCAGCGGTCTGGTCGAGATGCGTCCCCGGCGCGGCGTCGTCGTCACCCGCATGACGCCGGAGCGGATCATGGAGATGTTCGAGACGACGGCCGAGTTCGAGGCCCTATGCGTGCGGCTCGCCACCTACCGGATGACGCCACTCGAACTCAGCGCGCTGATGGATCTGCACGAGCAATCGGCCGAGCCGGTGGCGGCACAGGACTACGACACCTACGACGCCCTCAACCGCGCCTTCCACGAGGCCCTGTACCGCGGGACCCATAACGGCTTCATGGCCGAGCAGGCGCTCGCGATCCGCTCGCGCCTGTCGGCTTTCCGCCGGACGCAACTGCGCCAGGGCGAGCGCATCCTGCGCTCCCGCGCCGAGCACGGCGAGATCCTCCAGGCGATCGCCGAGGGCGACGGCGATGCCGCGGCGCGGCGGATGCGGGCCCACATGCTCAACGCGGCGAGTGCCCTCGGCCGCTACGTGGCCGACCACGCGAGCGACTGA
- a CDS encoding putative short-chain dehydrogenase/reductase (Evidence 3 : Putative function from multiple computational evidences; Product type e : enzyme), with the protein MGHKPLNEQVIVITGASSGIGLATARMAARRGARVVLAARSEDVLADIAAEFGTRATYVVADVGRREEVQAIADHAVATFGGFDTWVNVAGLTVYGPLRKIALEDHERLIQTNLWGTVYGSLIAAEHLRGRGGAIVNVGSIASDLAFPFQGLYATSKHAVKGFTDTLRMELIAEGAPVSVTLVKPASIDTPLPNRARNYMDREPTLPPPIYPPKEVANAILHAAVHPQRDIFVGGGGKLFVMGKEFAPGAYDELASAIIAQQKRTEPPRNPKGALHAPQGAGRERGDPPIYVMRSSAYTRATLHPLATAGLAAGLAATAALVLGGKSARRRP; encoded by the coding sequence ATGGGTCACAAGCCGCTGAACGAACAGGTCATCGTGATCACCGGCGCGTCCAGCGGCATCGGGCTCGCGACGGCGCGCATGGCCGCGCGGCGCGGTGCCCGCGTCGTGCTCGCCGCCCGCAGCGAGGATGTCCTGGCGGACATCGCCGCGGAGTTTGGGACACGCGCCACTTACGTGGTCGCCGATGTCGGCCGGCGGGAGGAGGTTCAGGCCATCGCCGACCATGCGGTCGCCACGTTCGGTGGCTTCGACACCTGGGTCAACGTGGCCGGTCTCACCGTCTACGGGCCGCTTCGCAAGATCGCCCTCGAGGACCACGAGCGGCTGATTCAAACCAACCTGTGGGGGACGGTGTACGGCTCGCTGATCGCCGCCGAGCATCTGCGCGGCCGCGGCGGCGCCATCGTCAATGTCGGCAGCATCGCCTCCGACCTCGCCTTCCCGTTCCAGGGCCTCTACGCCACGTCGAAACACGCGGTGAAGGGCTTCACCGACACGCTCCGCATGGAACTGATCGCCGAGGGCGCGCCGGTTTCCGTCACGCTGGTGAAGCCCGCCTCCATCGACACGCCGCTGCCGAACCGGGCCCGCAACTACATGGATCGCGAGCCGACGCTGCCGCCGCCGATCTATCCCCCGAAGGAAGTCGCCAACGCGATCCTGCACGCCGCGGTCCATCCGCAGCGGGACATCTTCGTGGGCGGCGGCGGCAAGCTCTTTGTCATGGGCAAGGAGTTCGCGCCGGGGGCCTACGATGAGCTCGCATCGGCCATCATCGCCCAGCAGAAGCGGACGGAACCGCCGAGGAACCCGAAGGGAGCGCTGCACGCCCCGCAGGGGGCCGGCCGTGAACGGGGCGATCCGCCGATCTACGTCATGCGCAGCAGCGCCTATACCCGTGCGACCCTGCACCCGCTCGCGACAGCTGGGCTCGCTGCAGGCTTGGCGGCAACAGCAGCGCTGGTGCTGGGAGGAAAGAGCGCCCGGCGCCGACCCTGA
- a CDS encoding conserved protein of unknown function (Evidence 4 : Unknown function but conserved in other organisms) has translation MLVNGSYGPEERALVLERQRTLKMAQSAHAYVRGNTLKFYEWLEGLTRGTLPEGPPVWICGDCHLGNLGPLADADGRVDIQIRDLDQTVIGNPTHDLVRLGLSLASAARGSDLPGVVTARMLEQMLLGYAAGLGQNETNREPSEPDAVRSVRRRALGRHWKHLARERLKGVEPAIPLGRKFWRLDTEEREALDGVFQEDAVRQLVLALNGRSDEAEIRLIDAAYWMKGCSSLGFLRYAALVGITEPGNKRRLALVDLKEAVAPAAPTAPGVEMPSEPAERVVAGARALSPNLGERMLPVRLLSKSAVMRELAPQDLKLDVDQFGREEAVRAAHYLAHVVGKAHGRQMDAETRAAWRTEITRGSDVDEGAPSWLWSSVVELAGRHEVGYLQHCRRYAGQEAA, from the coding sequence ATGCTCGTGAACGGATCCTATGGTCCTGAGGAACGTGCTTTGGTGCTGGAGCGGCAACGCACCCTCAAAATGGCCCAATCAGCCCACGCCTACGTCCGGGGCAATACCCTGAAGTTCTACGAGTGGCTCGAGGGTCTCACCCGCGGCACCCTGCCGGAGGGACCGCCGGTCTGGATCTGCGGTGATTGCCATCTCGGAAATCTCGGGCCCCTGGCCGATGCCGACGGCCGCGTCGACATCCAGATTCGCGATCTCGACCAGACCGTCATCGGCAACCCGACGCATGACCTCGTGCGCCTCGGGCTGTCGCTCGCCAGCGCCGCGCGCGGCTCCGACCTCCCCGGTGTGGTGACGGCGCGAATGCTGGAACAGATGCTTCTGGGCTACGCCGCGGGACTGGGACAGAACGAGACGAACCGGGAGCCTTCCGAACCGGACGCGGTGCGCTCGGTCCGCCGCCGGGCGCTCGGGCGTCATTGGAAGCATCTCGCGCGGGAGCGCCTGAAGGGCGTGGAGCCGGCGATTCCGCTCGGGCGCAAGTTCTGGAGGCTCGACACGGAGGAGCGCGAGGCCCTCGATGGGGTCTTTCAGGAAGACGCGGTGCGCCAGCTCGTGCTGGCCCTGAACGGGCGCAGCGACGAGGCCGAGATCCGCCTGATCGACGCGGCCTACTGGATGAAGGGATGCAGCTCGCTCGGCTTCCTGCGCTACGCCGCGCTCGTCGGCATCACCGAGCCCGGGAACAAGCGTCGACTCGCGCTGGTGGATTTGAAGGAGGCGGTCGCGCCGGCCGCGCCGACCGCTCCCGGTGTGGAGATGCCCTCCGAGCCGGCCGAACGGGTGGTGGCCGGCGCGCGGGCCCTGTCGCCGAATCTGGGCGAACGCATGCTGCCGGTTCGGCTGCTGAGCAAGTCGGCCGTGATGCGCGAACTCGCGCCGCAGGACCTGAAGCTCGACGTCGATCAGTTCGGCCGTGAGGAGGCGGTCCGCGCCGCGCATTACCTCGCCCATGTCGTCGGAAAGGCGCATGGCCGGCAGATGGACGCCGAGACGCGTGCGGCCTGGCGGACCGAGATCACGCGCGGCAGCGACGTGGACGAGGGGGCGCCCTCCTGGCTCTGGTCCAGCGTGGTCGAACTCGCCGGACGCCACGAGGTCGGATACCTGCAGCATTGCCGCCGCTACGCCGGCCAGGAGGCGGCCTGA
- a CDS encoding protein of unknown function (Evidence 5 : Unknown function) — protein MPARRAEHGRTGRSAGKSNFDSIREGDADGQTGLNGCDRGRWKSSARHAKEVIGTRRPCVIPGADAGLWGARWAPMRDGP, from the coding sequence GTGCCAGCACGCCGAGCCGAGCATGGACGAACCGGTCGAAGCGCGGGAAAAAGCAATTTCGATAGCATTCGAGAGGGAGACGCCGACGGACAAACGGGTTTGAATGGCTGCGACAGGGGTCGTTGGAAGAGTAGCGCCCGACACGCTAAGGAAGTGATCGGAACGCGCCGCCCGTGCGTTATCCCCGGCGCTGACGCAGGTTTGTGGGGCGCCCGGTGGGCGCCCATGCGAGATGGGCCATAA
- a CDS encoding conserved protein of unknown function, ATP-binding domain (Evidence 4 : Unknown function but conserved in other organisms), which translates to MNEAMSTTSTRSGSETRISTGISGLDEVLCGGLTPDRLYLLEGTPGTGKTTLALQFLLEGAARKGRSLYVTLSETADELRAAALSHGWSLDGIELYELVNEMGLDPDSEQSILHPSEIELGETVREVMARVESLKPERVVFDSLSELRLLAQNPLRYRRQILALKQFFAKRACTVLMLDDRTSEAGDLQLHSIAHGVISLDQNPREFGSERRRLRIVKMRGIKFRGGYHDFVLETGGVQVFPRLIAAEHRATFDPTAQSTGSDELDLLLGGGLVPGTNTLLLGPSGVGKTTTGLRCMLAALERGETATYYLFDEGLATMIARATLLGMDLRPHLGTGRLTIMQIDPAELSPGEFASIVRQAVEERGSTFVAVDSLNAYLHAMPGEEHLILQMHELLSYLNQKGVTTLLVLGQHGVIGEVRTDIDLSYLSDCILLFRFFEASGEIRTALSVVKSRVNPHERTIRELRLSTDGLRVGEALSDFEGVLTGLPAYRGRVEMLKGPRETGDGA; encoded by the coding sequence ATGAACGAGGCGATGAGCACGACAAGCACCCGATCCGGTTCCGAGACCAGGATCTCGACCGGCATATCGGGCTTGGACGAGGTTCTCTGCGGCGGCCTGACGCCGGATCGGCTCTACCTTCTGGAAGGGACGCCCGGCACCGGAAAGACGACACTCGCACTGCAATTCCTGCTCGAAGGCGCGGCCCGGAAGGGACGCAGCCTCTACGTGACGCTGTCGGAAACGGCGGACGAGCTGCGCGCCGCGGCCCTGAGCCACGGCTGGTCGCTCGACGGCATCGAACTCTACGAACTCGTCAACGAGATGGGGCTCGACCCCGACAGCGAGCAATCGATCCTGCACCCGTCCGAGATCGAGCTCGGCGAGACGGTCAGGGAGGTCATGGCGCGGGTCGAAAGTCTCAAGCCCGAACGCGTGGTGTTCGACAGCCTCTCGGAACTGCGCCTGCTGGCCCAGAACCCGCTGCGCTACCGGCGTCAGATCCTCGCGCTGAAGCAGTTCTTCGCCAAGCGCGCCTGCACCGTGCTGATGCTCGATGACCGCACCTCGGAGGCGGGCGACCTCCAGCTCCACAGTATCGCGCACGGGGTGATCTCCCTCGACCAGAACCCGCGCGAGTTCGGCTCCGAGCGCCGACGCCTGCGGATCGTGAAGATGCGCGGCATCAAGTTCCGGGGCGGCTACCACGACTTCGTGCTGGAGACCGGCGGCGTGCAGGTCTTCCCAAGACTCATTGCGGCTGAGCATCGCGCGACCTTCGACCCGACGGCGCAATCGACGGGTTCGGACGAACTGGACCTGCTGCTGGGCGGCGGCCTCGTGCCCGGCACCAACACGCTCCTGCTCGGCCCCTCCGGTGTGGGCAAGACCACGACCGGATTGCGCTGCATGTTGGCCGCGCTCGAACGGGGCGAGACGGCGACGTACTACCTGTTCGACGAAGGGCTCGCGACGATGATCGCCCGGGCTACCCTGCTCGGCATGGATCTGCGGCCGCATCTCGGGACCGGGCGGCTGACCATCATGCAGATCGACCCGGCGGAGCTCTCACCGGGAGAGTTCGCCTCGATCGTCCGACAGGCCGTCGAGGAGCGCGGCTCCACCTTCGTCGCCGTCGACAGCCTGAACGCCTACCTGCACGCGATGCCGGGCGAGGAGCACCTCATCCTGCAGATGCACGAACTCCTGAGCTATCTCAATCAGAAGGGTGTCACCACGCTCCTCGTGCTCGGGCAGCACGGTGTGATCGGCGAGGTTCGGACCGACATCGACCTGAGCTACCTCAGCGACTGCATCCTGCTGTTCCGGTTCTTCGAAGCGAGCGGCGAGATCCGCACGGCGCTGTCGGTGGTGAAGAGCCGCGTCAATCCGCATGAGCGCACGATCCGTGAGCTGAGACTCTCGACCGACGGGCTTCGGGTCGGCGAGGCGTTGAGCGATTTCGAGGGCGTGCTTACCGGTCTGCCGGCCTATCGCGGCCGGGTCGAGATGCTGAAGGGGCCGCGTGAGACCGGGGACGGCGCTTGA
- a CDS encoding putative sensor hybrid histidine kinase with PAS/PAC motif and response regulator receiver domains (Evidence 3 : Putative function from multiple computational evidences; Product type r : regulator), which translates to MSSTEERVLILTPRGRDAAVIEGVLDRSGIHATVCANVAAWLTGLREGAGTALVTEEALADGDTADVFAWLDAQQPWSDFPFIVLATRQAGRRTQSAAELLRRLGNVVLLERPINAETLTSAVVSSLRARRRQYQARQHLLERERAQEQLRLANEELERRVAERTREVETAHETLAFALDAAGMSSWDIDYVAGTHRRSPRFDAVFGYAGTGQSWDRETFLAHVVDEDRETAEDAFANVPKTSRLDLECRIRRADGAVRWIAMRGRVKSGEADRPERIAGILMDRTDQHVTEEALRQAQKMEAIGQLTGGVAHDFNNLLTVIVGGLDMMLRRPDQPDRVKRLAEAAMGAARRGEQLTQQLLAFSRRQMLRPQTLNPNRLLLDFRPLAERAATGAVELAFDLDPALDPIRIDPAQFESAVLNLIVNARDALEGRGGHARIAVTSRNVRLGTAAVADRGVPPGPYVVISVTDTGSGIPPDKLQRVFEPFFTTKEVGKGTGLGLSQVYGFTRSAKGFAQIESEVGKGTTVSLYFPRSTDPAGEEIGPGPVGAIPLRRAGEGETVLLVEDDEQVLGMAVESLEELRYRVIVTRNAAEALEHLHGVERIDILFSDVVMPGGMNGSQLAVEARRVRPDIKILLTSGYVANLDEGQVIGQGELPVLNKPYRRDELARSLRLVLGGERA; encoded by the coding sequence ATGTCATCCACCGAGGAGCGCGTCCTGATCCTGACACCACGCGGGCGCGATGCCGCGGTGATCGAGGGGGTGCTGGACCGTTCGGGCATTCACGCCACGGTCTGCGCGAACGTCGCGGCGTGGTTGACGGGGCTGCGCGAGGGGGCCGGAACCGCTCTTGTGACCGAGGAGGCTCTGGCCGACGGCGACACGGCGGACGTGTTCGCTTGGCTCGATGCGCAACAGCCCTGGTCGGACTTCCCCTTCATCGTGCTGGCGACGCGCCAAGCCGGCCGTCGCACCCAGAGCGCGGCGGAATTGCTGCGGCGGCTCGGCAACGTGGTTCTGCTGGAACGCCCGATCAACGCCGAGACGCTGACCAGCGCGGTCGTCTCGTCCCTGCGTGCACGCCGCCGCCAGTACCAAGCCCGGCAGCATCTGCTGGAACGGGAGCGTGCGCAGGAGCAACTCCGGCTGGCGAACGAGGAGTTGGAGCGGCGTGTCGCCGAGCGGACGCGGGAGGTCGAGACCGCCCACGAGACCCTCGCCTTCGCCCTCGACGCCGCCGGCATGAGTTCGTGGGACATCGACTACGTCGCCGGAACCCATCGCCGCTCGCCCCGCTTCGATGCCGTGTTCGGCTACGCGGGCACAGGACAGTCCTGGGACCGTGAGACGTTCCTGGCCCATGTCGTCGACGAAGACCGCGAGACGGCCGAGGACGCCTTCGCGAACGTCCCGAAGACGAGCCGGCTCGACCTCGAATGCCGCATCCGGCGCGCGGATGGAGCGGTGCGCTGGATTGCGATGCGGGGGCGGGTCAAATCCGGCGAGGCTGATAGGCCGGAGCGGATCGCCGGCATCCTGATGGACCGCACGGATCAGCACGTCACGGAGGAGGCGCTGCGCCAAGCCCAGAAGATGGAGGCGATCGGCCAGCTCACGGGCGGTGTGGCGCACGATTTCAACAACCTGCTCACCGTCATCGTCGGCGGCCTCGACATGATGCTGCGCCGTCCCGACCAGCCCGACCGCGTGAAGCGGCTGGCCGAGGCGGCCATGGGTGCGGCGCGCCGCGGCGAGCAGCTCACCCAGCAGCTTCTCGCCTTCTCACGCCGCCAGATGCTGCGGCCGCAGACGCTCAACCCGAACCGGCTGCTGCTGGACTTCCGGCCGCTCGCCGAGCGCGCGGCGACCGGTGCCGTCGAATTGGCCTTCGATCTCGACCCGGCCCTCGACCCGATCCGCATTGATCCGGCTCAGTTCGAGTCGGCCGTGCTGAACTTGATCGTGAACGCGCGCGACGCCCTGGAGGGCAGGGGGGGCCACGCCCGCATCGCGGTCACGAGCCGCAACGTCCGGCTCGGCACGGCGGCGGTGGCAGACCGGGGCGTTCCGCCGGGCCCTTACGTCGTCATCTCGGTGACGGATACCGGCAGCGGTATCCCGCCCGACAAGCTTCAACGCGTCTTCGAGCCGTTCTTCACCACGAAGGAGGTCGGCAAGGGCACCGGCCTCGGGCTCAGCCAGGTCTACGGCTTCACCCGCAGCGCCAAGGGGTTCGCGCAGATCGAATCGGAAGTCGGCAAAGGCACGACGGTCAGCCTGTACTTTCCGCGCTCGACCGACCCGGCCGGCGAAGAGATCGGACCCGGACCGGTCGGCGCCATCCCGCTGCGCCGGGCCGGAGAGGGCGAGACGGTGCTGCTGGTCGAGGACGACGAACAGGTGCTCGGCATGGCCGTCGAGAGCCTGGAGGAGCTGCGCTATCGAGTCATCGTCACCCGCAACGCGGCCGAGGCGCTGGAGCATCTGCACGGCGTCGAGCGGATCGACATCTTGTTTTCGGACGTCGTCATGCCCGGCGGCATGAACGGCTCGCAACTCGCCGTCGAGGCGCGGCGGGTGCGCCCGGACATTAAGATCCTGCTGACCTCGGGCTATGTAGCGAATCTCGATGAGGGGCAGGTGATCGGCCAGGGCGAGCTTCCGGTGCTCAACAAGCCCTACCGGCGCGACGAACTCGCCCGGTCGCTCCGCCTCGTGCTCGGTGGCGAAAGGGCCTGA
- a CDS encoding protein of unknown function (Evidence 5 : Unknown function) produces MPETIEPRKGATGQPIAQPSPVEMLKQAVAGGPKAAAKATPPAAAPTRKAFHLGANGRLAAASVAALVGGVCLGLVTAPQERSGGALAQVQAELSAGRSEAARFAQEIDRLARTVTALRDASEAARGETKALGHTVTDRLSRTEQTLDKRLANLSETVARVERDQTERMTSAIAQWEKKLQPVAAAAPAKSEAKPEARAAEPTQTGSLPDKPKSDTLEGWALRDVYDGVAVLEDRRRRLVEVGRGDAVPGIGRVEAIERRGRQWVVVTRQGIITPQAW; encoded by the coding sequence ATGCCGGAGACGATCGAACCGCGCAAAGGTGCAACCGGTCAGCCGATCGCGCAGCCCTCGCCGGTCGAGATGCTGAAGCAGGCCGTCGCCGGTGGCCCGAAAGCCGCGGCAAAGGCGACGCCGCCCGCAGCCGCGCCGACGCGGAAGGCGTTCCACCTCGGAGCCAACGGTCGGCTTGCCGCAGCGAGCGTGGCCGCCTTGGTTGGTGGCGTGTGCCTAGGCTTGGTGACAGCCCCTCAAGAGCGATCCGGCGGGGCGCTTGCGCAGGTCCAGGCCGAATTGTCGGCCGGGCGCTCGGAAGCGGCCAGGTTCGCCCAGGAGATCGACCGGCTCGCCCGTACGGTGACGGCCCTGCGTGACGCGAGCGAAGCAGCACGCGGTGAGACCAAAGCGCTCGGCCACACCGTGACGGATCGGCTCAGCCGTACCGAGCAAACGCTGGATAAGCGACTGGCGAACTTGTCCGAAACGGTGGCCCGCGTCGAGCGTGATCAGACTGAGCGCATGACGAGCGCGATCGCGCAATGGGAGAAGAAGCTGCAACCGGTTGCCGCCGCCGCTCCCGCGAAATCCGAGGCGAAGCCCGAGGCGCGCGCGGCGGAGCCGACCCAGACCGGAAGTCTGCCGGACAAGCCGAAATCCGACACCCTCGAAGGCTGGGCGCTGCGCGACGTCTATGACGGCGTCGCGGTGCTCGAGGATCGTCGCCGCCGGCTCGTCGAAGTCGGGCGGGGCGACGCGGTGCCGGGTATCGGCCGGGTCGAGGCGATCGAACGCCGGGGTCGACAGTGGGTCGTGGTCACCCGTCAGGGCATCATCACGCCCCAAGCGTGGTAG
- a CDS encoding conserved protein of unknown function (Evidence 4 : Unknown function but conserved in other organisms), with protein MPVFDGKYLTEHGESEALLAMILRPTPKAREEALERGRMRLERATMLAELAPAVPGTTLAAVKRADILPVD; from the coding sequence ATGCCAGTCTTCGACGGGAAGTATCTGACCGAGCATGGCGAAAGCGAAGCGCTTCTCGCCATGATTCTCCGCCCGACGCCGAAGGCTCGGGAGGAGGCGCTTGAGCGCGGTCGGATGCGCCTTGAGCGGGCGACCATGCTGGCCGAGTTGGCACCCGCCGTGCCGGGCACGACGCTCGCTGCCGTCAAGCGCGCCGATATCCTACCGGTGGACTGA
- a CDS encoding protein of unknown function (Evidence 5 : Unknown function) gives MTPPVHPHTPRVAVACGCTLGEEVVWDARDGSLLWVDIENPAIWRHWPTTGETVRLPLDEKIGFAVLTPDPDRVVAGFKSGVAALRLSDGSRTPLVRPDNYPAGNRLNSGNAGPDGWLYFGSMDDAEEAETGGFHRWDGSRVETFGSRAAVTNGPVVSPDGRRVYTIDTANGLVQVHALDDGRIGEARPLIRFEEGWGKPDGLTLDAEDHLWICHYGAGRITRFDPDGRVAYVVPMPTPLVTKCAFGGDDLSTLYVTTCLRGRDPTLEPMAGHLYKVETGFRGFPANLLALPQT, from the coding sequence ATGACCCCACCCGTCCATCCCCACACGCCGCGCGTTGCGGTCGCCTGCGGCTGCACCCTCGGTGAGGAGGTTGTCTGGGATGCCCGTGACGGGTCGTTGCTATGGGTCGATATCGAGAACCCGGCGATCTGGCGGCACTGGCCTACTACGGGCGAGACCGTGCGGCTCCCGCTCGACGAGAAGATCGGTTTCGCCGTTCTGACGCCCGATCCGGACCGCGTCGTCGCGGGGTTCAAGTCCGGTGTCGCTGCCTTGCGGCTCTCGGACGGATCACGCACGCCGCTCGTTCGTCCGGACAACTATCCCGCGGGCAATCGGCTCAACAGCGGTAATGCCGGGCCCGATGGCTGGCTCTATTTCGGCAGCATGGACGACGCGGAGGAAGCGGAGACCGGTGGCTTCCACCGCTGGGACGGTTCGCGGGTCGAGACATTCGGCAGCCGTGCCGCCGTGACCAACGGTCCGGTCGTCAGCCCGGACGGACGGCGCGTCTACACGATCGATACGGCGAACGGCCTCGTGCAGGTTCACGCGCTCGATGACGGGCGCATCGGCGAAGCGCGACCGTTGATCCGTTTCGAAGAGGGCTGGGGCAAGCCGGACGGCCTGACGCTCGATGCCGAGGATCACCTCTGGATCTGCCATTACGGCGCGGGTCGCATCACCCGTTTCGACCCGGACGGCCGCGTCGCGTACGTCGTGCCGATGCCGACACCGCTCGTCACGAAATGCGCGTTCGGCGGTGACGACCTCTCGACGCTCTACGTCACGACCTGTCTTCGCGGCCGCGATCCGACGCTCGAGCCGATGGCGGGGCACCTCTACAAAGTCGAAACGGGCTTTCGTGGCTTCCCGGCTAATCTTTTGGCGCTGCCGCAAACCTGA
- a CDS encoding Putative FAD-dependent pyridine nucleotide-disulphide oxidoreductase (Evidence 3 : Putative function from multiple computational evidences; Product type e : enzyme) produces the protein MHDVIIVGGGPAGLNAALILGRARRTVLLCDASQPRNAATPLTWGLFTRDGTPPFDLRAKGRADLDRYETVECRDVAVTEAARDADGFTIIQADGTVERARRLILATGLAQDIPEIEGFETYWGTGVHSCPYCDGFEVRDRPLVVYGCGHGGCGLALELTGWSQDVTLCTSGHDGDLSDKDRDRLARNGVRVIEAEIERLEGDGSRPTCLRFRDGSQTPCTALFLMPFACSPSPLITQLGCELDETRSVVPTREYEKTNVPGLYVAGDASRRVQFAVVAAAEGAMAAFAINAEFVAEATR, from the coding sequence ATGCACGACGTCATTATCGTGGGCGGCGGCCCGGCCGGGCTCAACGCCGCCCTGATCCTCGGCCGGGCCCGTCGCACGGTTCTGCTCTGCGATGCGAGCCAGCCCCGCAACGCCGCGACGCCCCTCACCTGGGGGCTGTTTACCCGAGACGGCACCCCGCCCTTCGATCTGCGCGCAAAGGGCCGGGCCGACCTCGACCGGTACGAGACCGTCGAGTGCCGCGACGTCGCGGTGACGGAAGCCGCACGTGACGCCGACGGCTTCACCATCATCCAGGCCGACGGCACCGTTGAGCGGGCGCGCCGTCTGATCCTGGCGACGGGCCTGGCGCAGGACATCCCCGAGATCGAGGGCTTCGAGACCTATTGGGGCACGGGCGTGCACTCCTGCCCCTACTGCGATGGCTTCGAGGTTCGCGACCGCCCGCTCGTCGTCTACGGCTGCGGGCATGGCGGCTGCGGGCTGGCGCTGGAACTGACCGGCTGGAGCCAGGACGTCACCCTGTGCACGAGCGGTCACGACGGCGATCTGTCTGACAAGGACCGTGATCGGCTCGCCCGCAACGGCGTGCGGGTGATCGAGGCGGAGATCGAACGGCTGGAAGGGGACGGATCGCGGCCCACCTGCCTCCGCTTCCGCGACGGCAGCCAAACCCCTTGCACTGCGCTCTTCCTGATGCCGTTCGCCTGCAGCCCTTCCCCGCTCATCACCCAGCTCGGCTGCGAACTCGACGAGACCCGCAGCGTGGTTCCGACCCGCGAATACGAGAAGACCAACGTGCCCGGTCTCTATGTGGCGGGTGACGCGTCGCGCCGCGTGCAATTCGCCGTCGTGGCCGCCGCGGAGGGCGCGATGGCCGCCTTCGCCATCAATGCCGAGTTCGTCGCGGAGGCGACCCGGTAG
- a CDS encoding glutaredoxin-like protein (Evidence 2a : Function from experimental evidences in other organisms; Product type f : factor), with the protein MTDVNSTIKNEIDSQDVVVFMKGTPQFPMCGFSGQVVQILNYLGVPFKGVNVLDDMAVREGIKAFSNWPTIPQIYVKGEFVGGCDIAREMFQSGELQQFLSEKGVPVKSAA; encoded by the coding sequence ATGACCGACGTTAACTCCACCATCAAGAACGAGATCGATTCGCAGGACGTGGTCGTGTTCATGAAGGGCACGCCGCAATTCCCGATGTGCGGCTTCTCGGGTCAGGTCGTCCAGATCCTCAACTACCTCGGCGTCCCGTTCAAGGGCGTGAACGTCCTCGACGACATGGCGGTGCGCGAGGGCATCAAGGCCTTCTCGAACTGGCCGACGATCCCGCAGATCTACGTGAAGGGCGAATTCGTCGGCGGATGCGATATTGCCCGCGAGATGTTCCAGTCGGGTGAGCTGCAGCAGTTCCTGTCCGAGAAGGGCGTGCCGGTGAAGAGCGCCGCCTAA